A genomic window from Silene latifolia isolate original U9 population chromosome Y, ASM4854445v1, whole genome shotgun sequence includes:
- the LOC141627844 gene encoding uncharacterized protein LOC141627844 has protein sequence MDHEWMIIDRLDPRYMRGVDQFVKHAINHSDNLNEIYCPCVKCGNNVLVDVGDLRNHLLCNGIDKGYTRWIWHGEDVLPNNCRDSADDGGKFQGEYFDVVCEDRVDDMINDFKECTEDPHVFDTLASDALKPVYFGSKFTRLSATLKLYNLKAKNGWSDKSFTDLLHLLSEILPDGNELPKSTYEAKKILCPMGLNYVKIHACPNDCILYRKDYKDLNQCPKCGAARYKYKKTDSEKNKGTPCKMLWYLPIIPRFKRLFSNIKDAQNLVWHAEGRVQDDKIRHPADST, from the coding sequence ATGGATCATGAATGGATGATTATTGATCGCTTGGACCCCAGATATATGAGAGGGGTGGATCAGTTTGTCAAACATGCTATTAATCATTCAGACAACCTTAATGAAATTTATTGCCCATGTGTTAAATGTGGGAATAATGTGCTTGTTGATGTTGGAGATTTAAGAAATCACCTCTTATGTAATGGAATTGATAAAGGTTACACAAGGTGGATTTGGCATGGAGAGGATGTGTTGCCTAATAACTGTAGGGATTCAGCGGATGATGGAGGAAAATTTCAGGGGGAATATTTTGATGTAGTTTGCGAAGATCGAGTAGATGATATGATTAATGATTTCAAAGAATGCACAGAAGACCCACATGTGTTTGATACCTTAGCAAGTGATGCATTGAAACCCGTCTATTTTGGTTCTAAATTCACACGTTTATCTGCAACTTTAAAATTGTATAACCTAAAGGCGAAAAATGGTTGGAGTGATAAAAGTTTCACAGATTTGCTTCACTTGTTGAGTGAAATACTTCCTGATGGCAATGAACTCCCGAAGAGTACTTATGAAGCTAAGAAAATTTTGTGTCCAATGGGACTTAACTATGTGAAGATACATGCATGTCCGAATGACTGTATTTTGTATCGAAAAGATTACAAAGATCTAAACCAATGTCCAAAGTGTGGGGCTGCACGCTACAAATATAAGAAAACAGATTCCGAAAAGAATAAAGGAACCCCATGTAAAATGTTGTGGTATCTTCCCATCATACCAAGATTTAAGCGACTTTTTTCAAATATTAAAGATGCTCAGAACTTGGTATGGCATGCTGAAGGCAGAGTTCAAGATGACAAAATTCGTCATCCAGCTGACTCCACATAA